GGTTTCGGCCACATTGTCTTTATCCTGTTCCAGCACCCCGTTCAGAATCGTTTTGAACATGACTGGCGGCAAATCAACTGGGTTGCGTTTTAGCAGAATCCGGTTCTTTTTCGACTTTAGCAGTTGTAATGCTTCGGGCGCGTAATCGGGTGCAATCAGAATTTCCATAAAGAGCTTATTCAACTCTTCAGCCGTTCCCAGATCGACGGGCACGTTTGTAATCACGACGCCCCCAAAGGCCGATACCGGGTCACAAGCCAGCGCGTTCAGATAGGCTTCTTTAGCCGTCGGTGCCGTAGCAATTCCACAGGCATTGGTATGCTTGATGATGGCAAATGCAGCTAAATCGTTCGTAGCCGGAAATTCATCAATCAGCCCAACACAGGCATCTACATCAACCAGGTTGTTATACGATAATTCCTTGCCATGCAGTTTATCGAACATCGCATCCAGATCGCCGTAAAAACTAGCCTGCTGATGCGGGTTCTCCCCATAACGAAGGTGATTGGCCGGTAACGATTTGAAGTCATAAATAATCCCTTCGTAGCCGGTTCCCTGCGGCTGTTCGCCCGCAAAATAAGCCTGAATGGCGGTGTCATAATGCGACGTAACAGCAAAAGCCTCACCCGCATACCGACGCCGGTCGGCCAATTCGGTCGTACCTGATTTTTCGGTCAGTAGGTCGACCACACCGGCATACTGGCTCCGCGATGATACGATCAGTACATCGTTATAATTTTTGGCAGCTGCCCGAATCAGCGAAATCCCCCCAATATCTATTTTCTCGATGATGTCCTCGTCCGATGCGCCCGATGCGACTGTTTCTTCAAACGGATACAGGTCTACAATGACCAAATCAATTGGCGGAATCCGGTGCCGCTCGGCCTGAGCCAGATCTTCGGGCATGTTACGCCGGTACAGAATACCGCCCATCACGGCGGGGTGCAGCGTTTTTACCCGACCACCGAAAATAGACGGATAGCCCGTCAGGTCTTCAACGGCCGTGACCGGAATTCCCAGTTGTTCAATGAATGCCTGTGTACCACCCGTCGAATAGAGTTTGACGTTTTGCTGGTGCAATAACCGAACTAAAGGCTCTAAACCGTCTTTATAATACACGGAGAT
This window of the Spirosoma aerolatum genome carries:
- the purH gene encoding bifunctional phosphoribosylaminoimidazolecarboxamide formyltransferase/IMP cyclohydrolase, with protein sequence MSLKISSALISVYYKDGLEPLVRLLHQQNVKLYSTGGTQAFIEQLGIPVTAVEDLTGYPSIFGGRVKTLHPAVMGGILYRRNMPEDLAQAERHRIPPIDLVIVDLYPFEETVASGASDEDIIEKIDIGGISLIRAAAKNYNDVLIVSSRSQYAGVVDLLTEKSGTTELADRRRYAGEAFAVTSHYDTAIQAYFAGEQPQGTGYEGIIYDFKSLPANHLRYGENPHQQASFYGDLDAMFDKLHGKELSYNNLVDVDACVGLIDEFPATNDLAAFAIIKHTNACGIATAPTAKEAYLNALACDPVSAFGGVVITNVPVDLGTAEELNKLFMEILIAPDYAPEALQLLKSKKNRILLKRNPVDLPPVMFKTILNGVLEQDKDNVAETASQFKTVTDKAPTDSEVRALEFALKVCKHTKSNTIVLAKEGQLLASGVGQTSRVDALRQAIEKAHSFGFDLKGSVMASDAFFPFPDCVEIADKAGITAVVQPGGSIRDQDSIDYCNQHGLAMVTTGVRHFKH